TCTCTTGATGGCTCCTTTTATTTCATCATCAAAGCTTGGCCAACCGTAAGTAGATCTAAACTTATGCTCTGACTTAAAAAGAGGATTTTGACATCTTTTACAAACATAAACTCCCTTACCAAAAAAATTATTGTATTTACCAGAAAAAGGTTTTTCAGTCCCCCTTTTTATAATAATTTTTTCTTCCTCTGTTGTAAGTTTATTTTTTTTCATTTTTTTTATTAAACATGACAGCTTCCTCCTTTTTTCTGAAAATATTTTTGATGATATTCTTCGGCTTCATAAAAAGGTTTTACTGGTTCAATTTCGGTCACAATCGGTTTTTTATATTTTGCTGATTTTTCTAATTCTTTTTTTGACTTCTCTGCTAAAGATTTTTGCTCTGGCGTATGATAAAAAATAACTGACCTATACTGATTTCCAATATCGGGCCCCTGTTTATTTTTTGTTGTGGGATTATGAATTTTCCAAAAAATCCTTAGTAAATCTTTATAAGAAACTTCTTTTAGATTATATTTTAGTTGAACAACTTCGGCATGTCCTGTATTTCCCATACAAACTAATTCATAACTTGGATTCTTAACTGTTCCACCCATAAATCCAACATTAGTTGACTTTACACCTTTTGTATTATAAAAAACCTCTTCAACTCCCCAAAAACAGCCCGCACCAAAAGTAGCGACTTCGAGTTCTTTTTTAGTTTGTACCATATACTATATATTATTAATAAAAAAATATCTCTTTACAAGAAAAAGAAAATGGCGAGGAATCCGTAGACCCCTCGCCATGTTATCTGACCTCCTTTTTGTTCTTAAGCCAAGCGCTTCTCCATCTCGTACTGCTGATGCGCATATAGCGCAGGATTCCCCTGCTGGGCCAGGATGTTAAGCGCAGCCTCCATAGCATTTGCCTCTGGCCAAACAGTCATCAAGGGAACATTAGAGGGCATACGGATGTTGCTCCATATGTCTTCCGGAAAACAATCCAACGTTGCGGGAATTGCAAGAACCGGCCAGGTTGTGTGTGCTGCCAGGATCGGACCAAGTCCATTGCTTCTGCCTACTTTGGCAACGATTACTCCACCCCTTGGGTAGTCTGAAATAAGCCGGT
This region of Candidatus Paceibacterota bacterium genomic DNA includes:
- a CDS encoding methionine-R-sulfoxide reductase, with amino-acid sequence MKKNKLTTEEEKIIIKRGTEKPFSGKYNNFFGKGVYVCKRCQNPLFKSEHKFRSTYGWPSFDDEIKGAIKRIPDADGTRTEIVCAKCGAHLGHVFEGEEMTEKNLRHCVNSISLKFKEKE
- the msrA gene encoding peptide-methionine (S)-S-oxide reductase MsrA yields the protein MVQTKKELEVATFGAGCFWGVEEVFYNTKGVKSTNVGFMGGTVKNPSYELVCMGNTGHAEVVQLKYNLKEVSYKDLLRIFWKIHNPTTKNKQGPDIGNQYRSVIFYHTPEQKSLAEKSKKELEKSAKYKKPIVTEIEPVKPFYEAEEYHQKYFQKKGGSCHV